One stretch of Glandiceps talaboti chromosome 7, keGlaTala1.1, whole genome shotgun sequence DNA includes these proteins:
- the LOC144438203 gene encoding small ribosomal subunit protein uS17m-like, with protein sequence MARQVPQAVRLLLGQVFGKTAKQTANVRVSHLELDEFVLRYYKTPKELLVHDPKEETESGDIVLIKELPVPRAHEVNHILENIVYKIGRTIDPVTGRRCTHFSYLDEEQVNASEEQLEQDVNLHEQKGNTINEGTPV encoded by the exons ATGGCCCGTCAGGTTCCACAAGCTGTACGGCTTCTTTTAGGACAAGTATTCGGGAAGACAGCAAAGCAAACAGCAAATGTCAGAGTTTCACATTTGGAACTGGATGAATTTGTTTTGAGG TATTACAAGACTCCAAAAGAACTTCTTGTCCATGATCCTAAAGAAGAAACAGAATCTGGAGATATTGTACTGATCAAAGAATTGCCGGTCCCAAGAGCTCATGAAGTTAATCATATCCTTGAAAATATAGTGTACAAAATTGGCCGTACAATAGATCCAGTGACTGGAAGGAGGTGTACCCATTTCTCCTACCTAGATGAAGAACAAGTTAATGCCAGTGAAGAACAACTTGAACAGGATGTCAATTTGCATGAACAAAAGGGAAACACGATAAATGAAGGAACACCTGTTTGA